The Vibrio sp. 10N DNA window GTGGCTTTGATGACACTTTCCTAGCGCCGCATTCTCGATATGCCGATTTCTCACCTGAATATCTAGAGTCACATACTGATCTTGATATTTTGGCCACATCGGATGTCGCAGGCGTCTACCTTGCCGCGACCAAGGATAAACGCAATGTGTTTGTTACGGGTCACCCAGAGTATGACTCTAACACGCTACATAACGAGTATGTACGTGATCTTGGTGAGGGAATGGAGCCCGCTATCCCAATCAACTACTATCCAAACAACAACCCTGACAACAAGCCCGTTGCAAGCTGGCGCAGTCATGGACACCTATTATTTGCCAACTGGTTGAACTACTGCGTTTACCAACAAACGCCGTACGATCTGGATCACTTCAGTGAAGATGCTTTCACCAAAGACGAATAACGGGCTAATTTGTGCCTCCCACTTTGGGGGGCACGTTACTTCGCTAAAAGCGCCACTTTTTTCAAAAAGCTATCACGCAAGTGCTCTTGGTCATATTCAAGATGATACGTGTTGTGAAAGCCCACTTTGAGTTCTACACCATTGCCCCGCATATAGACATTGTACCCATCGTAATCGGAGTAGGCTTCAACGCCTTCATAGATTTTGCCAAATTCGGTGTCTGTACCGTTCTCCATCACCGCGTCATACGCTCGAAGAATTTTGTTGGGATCAAGTTCGTTTCTCATCGCTATCTCCTTCAAACAAAAAAAGCCACATTTTAAGTGTGGCTTAGTAGTACGTATTGCGCCAGTTTAGCGGCGCTTCATCTGAACGTTGTGTTCTATTGATCGCGCAGTTCGCGCCTTAAGATCTTGCCTACGTTGGTTTTTGGCAGCTCGTCTCTAAATTCAATAAACGTTGGAATTTTATAGCCGGTCAAGTGTTTGCGGCAGTGCTGCTTAATTTCATCCGCGGTGACATTGCCGTTAGCAACGACAAACAGTTTCACGCGCTCACCGGCGACATCATCTGGAATCCCCACTGCCGCCGCCTCGGTCACTTTCGGGTGCAAGGTTGCAACTTCTTCAACTTCTGTAGGGAACACATTGAAGCCAGACACTAAAATCATGTCCTTTTTACGATCTTCAATGTAAAAAATGCCGTCCTCATCCATTCGGCCAATATCACCAGAATAGAGCCAACCGTCTTCTGCAAGAATCGCTTGGGTTTCAGCATCTTGCTTCCAGTAGCCTTTCATCACTTGTGGGCCGCGAATTTGAATTTCACCCACTTGATTCACGCCAAGCGACTGACCTTGCTCATCGACAATACGCAATTCCGTGCTTGGCAACGGCACACCAACCGCCGCAACGTAGGCTTGCTGAGTATGTACGCCGCCCGCAACGACAGGTGAACACTCTGTCAGACCATAGCCCTCGATGATTGGCATTCCCGTGATTTTTTGCCATTCATCGGCAACATGCTTTTGAGTCGCCATGCCACCAGCAATCGTGAATTCTGCGTTTGAAAAATCGAGCGTTTTGAACTTCTCATGCTTATTAAGTGCCGCAAGCAAGGTATTCAAACCAAAGATCATGGTAAACGGATACTTACTCAAATCATTAACGAAGCTGTTCAGATCACGAGGGTTGGTGATCAATAGATTACTTGCTCCCATGTACATCATTAGCATCATGCTGACCGAGTTAGCAAAGATATGGTAAAGCGGTAGTGGCGTCACCGCGCGCTCTTGATCTTTCGCGGTGCGCGGTCCGAAGTGCCCAAATACCTGAAGCACATTGGCAATAATGTTGCGGTGTGTCAGCATCGCCCCTTTAGCAAGTCCAGTTGTCCCACCTGTATATTGCAAGTATGCCAAATCATCACGGGTTAATTCTGGCTCAACAAAGGTCATTTGTTTGCCATCCGTCAGTGCACGGCGAAGTGAGATGGCACCGGGTAAGTTGTATTTAGGCACCATCTTTTTTACATACTTAACGACAAAATTCACCAAGGTGCGCTTATGTGGCGCAAGTGCATCACCGATACTGGTTAAAATCACGTGCTTAATGCTGGTCTTTTCAATCACTTGCTGCAAGCTATTACCAAAGTTGGTTACGGCAACAATGATGGTGGCGCCTGAATCACGAAGCTGATGCTCAAGCTCACGCGGCGTATACAGCGGATTGACGTTCACTACCACAAGACCCGCTTTTA harbors:
- a CDS encoding DUF3081 family protein — its product is MRNELDPNKILRAYDAVMENGTDTEFGKIYEGVEAYSDYDGYNVYMRGNGVELKVGFHNTYHLEYDQEHLRDSFLKKVALLAK
- a CDS encoding AMP-binding protein, giving the protein MSNANRNGHKPWLKTYPSDVPEFVDVDQYANINEMFKAPFEKFADNTAFVNMGHSLTYRQLNEKSDAFAAYLQTELHAKKGDRIALMMPNLLQYPIAILGALKAGLVVVNVNPLYTPRELEHQLRDSGATIIVAVTNFGNSLQQVIEKTSIKHVILTSIGDALAPHKRTLVNFVVKYVKKMVPKYNLPGAISLRRALTDGKQMTFVEPELTRDDLAYLQYTGGTTGLAKGAMLTHRNIIANVLQVFGHFGPRTAKDQERAVTPLPLYHIFANSVSMMLMMYMGASNLLITNPRDLNSFVNDLSKYPFTMIFGLNTLLAALNKHEKFKTLDFSNAEFTIAGGMATQKHVADEWQKITGMPIIEGYGLTECSPVVAGGVHTQQAYVAAVGVPLPSTELRIVDEQGQSLGVNQVGEIQIRGPQVMKGYWKQDAETQAILAEDGWLYSGDIGRMDEDGIFYIEDRKKDMILVSGFNVFPTEVEEVATLHPKVTEAAAVGIPDDVAGERVKLFVVANGNVTADEIKQHCRKHLTGYKIPTFIEFRDELPKTNVGKILRRELRDQ